In Nitrospira sp., the DNA window AAGCATAACCATGACACGTGCGATTGTGGAACAGGACTATACGAATATCGCGCAGGATCTGCTGGCGCGTGCGGCGAAGCATGGTGCGACGGCGTCGGACGTGATGGTGGCCGACGGGGAAACCCTGTCGGTGCAGGTCCGGATGGGCGCCGTCGATCGACTCACGAAGGCCCGCGAGAAGCGGCTTGGTCTGCGGGTCTTTTTCGGCCAACGGTCCGCCAGCGCCTCGACCTCCGACTTTTCCCGCGAGTCCCTGGAACGGTTCGTCGGTGAAACCTGTGCCTTGGCGCAAGCGGTCGTCGAGGATCCGGTGTCCGGCCTTCCGGAGCCGGGCCAGTTCGCCACCGACTTCCCTGAGTTGAATATTCACGATTCCACGAAACTTCAGACGGACCAACAAATCGACCTGGCGCTGCGTGCCGAGCGGGCTGCGTTTGCCGCCGATTCGCGTATTACGAATTCCGAAGGGGGCGAGTGCGACTCGTCATCCGGCCGGATCATCCTGGCAAACAGCCACGGGTTTGTGGGGCACTATGCCAACAGTAGTTTCTCCCTATCCGTCTCGCCGATTGCGTCGGATGCGGCCGGGATGCAGCGGGACTATTGGTATGGGGTGAATCGCGCGTTCGCGAAACTGGAGAGTCCGGAAGCCATCGGACGGGAAGCAACGAGGCGGACGGTCCGGAAGCT includes these proteins:
- a CDS encoding TldD/PmbA family protein, whose protein sequence is MTRAIVEQDYTNIAQDLLARAAKHGATASDVMVADGETLSVQVRMGAVDRLTKAREKRLGLRVFFGQRSASASTSDFSRESLERFVGETCALAQAVVEDPVSGLPEPGQFATDFPELNIHDSTKLQTDQQIDLALRAERAAFAADSRITNSEGGECDSSSGRIILANSHGFVGHYANSSFSLSVSPIASDAAGMQRDYWYGVNRAFAKLESPEAIGREATRRTVRKLGARKVSTCRVPVIFDPEVAGSLLSHLCSALSGYALYKGASFLIGQLGQQIAPDFVTIYDDGRMPGGLGTRPFDGEGLPTRKQAMVERGCLASYILDTYSGKKLGLPSTGNAARSIGESPSAGPTNFYMVPGTTSPEDILASVKQGLYVTDLIGFGINMVTGDYSRGASGFWIENGELAYPVEEITIAGNLKQMYANIETIGTDLVFRGRIASPTVKLAEMTLAGN